The following proteins come from a genomic window of Gloeomargarita sp. SRBZ-1_bins_9:
- the sppA gene encoding signal peptide peptidase SppA yields MGRQDRLIALVLIVVCVMAALSNWLGNIPPQVPERPRVEVASRPADVALIPINGVITFGGESSPLGGGTPLGAQAVLRAIRRAQRDKVKAILVSINSPGGSAAASQAIYRELMRVRRQGNIKVVASMGEVAASGGYYVAAAADHIVANPSTITGSIGVILQVQNLTDLLKKIGVQTVTIKSGQFKDMASPLRPTTPTEIDLLKDFVNQSYQQFVEAILEGRKGKISREELRRVADGRILIGTAALKAKLIDSLGNYYDAVEQVKKLTGLQTDPVIRNYLAPDWRESLQQFFRLGLERWFPDQQWRRLTEWHKVPLALME; encoded by the coding sequence CCTAAGCAACTGGTTGGGCAACATCCCCCCACAGGTGCCGGAGCGACCGCGGGTGGAGGTGGCTTCCCGCCCAGCAGATGTGGCCTTGATTCCCATCAACGGGGTGATTACGTTTGGGGGGGAGAGTAGTCCTTTGGGGGGTGGAACGCCCCTGGGGGCCCAGGCGGTTTTGCGGGCTATCCGGCGGGCCCAACGGGACAAGGTGAAGGCGATTTTGGTGAGCATCAACAGCCCAGGGGGTTCGGCAGCCGCGTCCCAGGCCATTTACCGGGAACTGATGCGGGTGCGGCGCCAGGGAAATATAAAGGTGGTGGCCAGCATGGGGGAGGTGGCGGCCTCGGGGGGCTATTACGTGGCGGCGGCGGCTGACCACATCGTGGCCAATCCCTCCACCATCACCGGCTCGATTGGGGTGATCCTCCAGGTGCAAAATCTCACGGATTTACTCAAAAAAATTGGCGTGCAAACTGTGACTATCAAAAGCGGTCAGTTCAAAGATATGGCCTCCCCCTTGCGACCTACCACTCCTACTGAAATTGATCTGCTGAAAGATTTTGTCAATCAGTCCTATCAACAATTCGTCGAGGCCATTTTGGAGGGACGGAAGGGGAAAATCAGCCGCGAAGAATTACGTCGGGTGGCTGACGGACGTATCTTGATCGGCACCGCTGCCTTAAAGGCCAAATTGATTGACTCCCTGGGCAACTACTACGATGCAGTGGAGCAGGTGAAAAAATTGACTGGCCTCCAGACAGACCCGGTAATCCGCAACTATTTGGCCCCGGATTGGCGGGAGTCGTTGCAGCAATTTTTCCGTCTCGGCCTGGAGCGCTGGTTTCCGGATCAGCAGTGGCGGCGGTTGACCGAGTGGCACAAGGTACCCCTGGCGTTGATGGAGTAG